The Brachionichthys hirsutus isolate HB-005 chromosome 11, CSIRO-AGI_Bhir_v1, whole genome shotgun sequence genome includes a window with the following:
- the egln2 gene encoding egl nine homolog 1: MERSGRTDPLISAVSPTQGRRTSDRQLVRGPAETLRADMGLNGVCAAPVGSPTAAELLAGLASQTDSSAIATPTKRFETGVPLYSGRGLSPSATVEGGQAGAFAHTPNGYPAQTRGSDGGGPVNPFTSRACLVETGDRAPHEKCPSAVRRLNGDPQARQEQQKRRSGGNRDLGSGPVSGLSLGSPGSGGSVDPAFADFKRRRLSDGGSVHRSGRASRAARAAAAAPLAVGPGSHGNPVHCVASQFPFAPLPLQANGAFQPLPGPPAAPVEADGVPTPPPPAESGWSAERVAQQCIIPCMKSYGICVKDGFLGPRLGRMVLEEVEDLNRRGKFQGGQLVSQKSIPSQNIRGDQIAWVEGREPGCGSIGTLMAHIDEAVMYSAAKGQLGDCVINGRTKGMVACYPGNGAGYVRHVDNPNGDGRCITCIYYLNEDWDVKKHGGMLQIYPEGKNVVASIEPLFDRLLIFWSDRRNPHEVKPAYATRYAITVWYFDAKERAEAKEKYRLATGQKGVQVPVTQNSGT, from the exons ATGGAGCGCTCGGGACGCACGGACCCTTTGATCTCCGCCGTCTCGCCCACGCAGGGGAGACGGACCAGCGACCGGCAGCTCGTCCGTGGACCGGCGGAGACCCTCCGAGCGGACATGGGGCTGAACGGCGTCTGCGCGGCGCCCGTCGGCAGCCCGACCGCCGCGGAGCTGCTCGCCGGTCTCGCTTCTCAGACCGACTCGTCCGCGATCGCTACCCCGACGAAGCGCTTCGAAACCGGCGTGCCTCTCTACAGCGGCCGGGGGCTGTCTCCGTCCGCCACGGTCGAGGGCGGCCAGGCGGGGGCTTTTGCGCACACGCCGAACGGTTACCCGGCGCAAACGAGGGGGTCGGACGGGGGCGGCCCCGTGAACCCCTTCACCAGCAGGGCCTGTCTCGTGGAAACCGGGGACCGGGCGCCTCACGAGAAGTGCCCCTCGGCTGTGAGGCGGCTCAACGGAGACCCGCAGGCCAggcaggagcagcagaaacGGAGGAGCGGGGGGAACCGGGATTTGGGCTCGGGACCCGTCAGCGGTCTCTCCTTGGGCTCGCCGGGTTCAGGGGGTTCTGTGGACCCGGCGTTCGCTGACTTTAAACGGAGACGGTTGTCTGATGGAGGTTCTGTTCACAGATCTGGACGGGCCTCCAGAGCGGCgagagccgccgccgccgccccgctCGCCGTCGGTCCCGGTTCCCACGGCAACCCTGTGCACTGTGTCGCGTCCCAGTTCCCCTTCGCCCCTCTTCCCCTGCAAGCCAACGGAGCTTTCCAGCCCCTTCCAGGCCCGCCAGCCGCCCCCGTCGAGGCGGATGGCGTCCCGacccccccgcctcccgccGAGTCCGGGTGGTCAGCCGAGCGGGTCGCCCAGCAGTGCATCATCCCCTGCATGAAGTCCTACGGCATCTGCGTTAAGGACGGCTTCCTGGGCCCCCGGCTGGGGAGAATGgtcctggaggaggtggaggacctCAACAGGCGTGGGAAGTTTCAGGGGGGGCAGTTGGTGAGCCAGAAGAGCATCCCCTCTCAGAACATCCGGGGCGACCAGATCGCCTGGGTGGAGGGACGAGAGCCCGGCTGCGGGAGCATCGGGACGCTGATGGCTCACATCGACGAGGCCGTCATGTACAGCGCTGCCAAGGGACAGCTGGGGGACTGCGTCATCAACGGACGGACGAag GGCATGGTTGCCTGTTACCCAGGAAACGGGGCGGGGTACGTCCGCCATGTCGATAACCCGAACGGTGACGGACGCTGCATCACGTGCATCTATTACCTCAACGAGGACTGGGACGTCAAG AAACACGGGGGGATGCTCCAGATTTACCCCGAGGGCAAGAACGTGGTCGCCAGCATTGAGCCGCTGTTTGACCGGCTGCTCATCTTCTGGTCGGATCGGAGGAACCCACATGAAGTCAAGCCGGCCTACGCCACTCG CTATGCCATCACAGTCTGGTACTTCGATGCCAAAGAGCGAGCGGAAGCTAAAGAAAAGTACCGATTGG CAACGGGACAGAAAGGTGTTCAAGTGCCTGTCACTCAAAACAGCGGGACATAA
- the tmem160 gene encoding transmembrane protein 160, with product MASLRWFVRRQLSPAAFHFARKVKLLQPPFSGAPRRKLCRSPSLRLSEADPWGKTRGPEQPYRLTDLDKADASMLRKSHETGFLSWFRNGLLATGVGVIAYVQSEIGREAGYAFFMLGGVCVSFGCATYIGSLFALRRMMMMSAPMLLLQGAAVGSVALFWFCAVSIYIGRLKVEIIHEDEEGDDGDECQECRGRREHRGRRDSRQDNEGKGPYE from the exons ATGGCTTCCCTGCGTTGGTTCGTAAGGAGGCAGCTGTCGCCGGCTGCGTTCCACTTCGCTCGTAAAGTGAAGCTCCTCCAGCCGCCATTCTCCGGAGCCCCGCGGAGGAAGCTGTGCCGTTCTCCGTCTCTGCGGCTCTCAGAGGCGGATCCGTGGGGGAAGACGCGGGGACCGGAGCAGCCTTACAGGCTCACAGACCTCGATAAGGCGGACGCGTCG ATGCTGAGAAAGTCCCACGAGACAG GATTCCTCTCGTGGTTCAGGAACGGGCTGCTGGCGACCGGCGTCGGAGTCATCGCATATGTCCAGAGTGAAATAGGACGGGAAGCAGGATATG CCTTTTTTATGCTGGGCGGGGTCTGCGTGTCGTTCGGCTGCGCTACATACATTGGGAGCCTCTTCGCCCTgcggaggatgatgatgatgtcggcGCCCATGCTGCTGCTCCAAGGCGCCGCCGTTGGCTCTGTCGCCCTCTTCTGGTTCTGTGCTGTATCCATCTACATCGGCCGGCTGAAGGTCGAAATCATCcacgaggatgaggagggagacGATGGAGACGAGTGCCAGGAGTGCCGCGGGAGGCGCGAGCACCGCGGTCGCCGTGACAGCAGACAGGATAACGAAGGGAAGGGACCTTACGAGTAG
- the slc1a5 gene encoding neutral amino acid transporter B(0) → MAEKMDLEEVRTSNGDVFTNGLPSPEPLSRRVKRIVRANLLVILTVAGVIIGVLIGLAVRNATLSRTQIIYIGFPGELLIRLLKMIIIPLVVCSLVSGAASIDPKALGKLGGWAMLFFLVTTLIASSIGVVMAFIVNPGSVPITKIQSLDDGGVPEPKDVVDSFLDLIRNIFPSNLVSAAFESYATSYKLVTKNATDGNLNVTVEKVPFGTDQDGMNILGLVVFAIVFGVALRKLGEEGEILIKFFNSFNEATMVLVSWIMWYAPLGIMFLVASKIVEMDNVGSLFASLGKYIACCVVGHAIHGLIVLPAIYLLFTRKNPYTFLWGIFTALATAFGTASSSATLPLMMKCVEENNGVSKHISRFILPIGATVNMDGAALFQCVAAVFIAQLNNYPLNFIQVITILVTATASSVGAAGIPAGGVLTLAIILEAVGLPTNDISLILAVDWLVDRTCTVLNVEGDAFGAGLLQFCQDRSAKRGEVAELTEVRPDGEPWAPVPEHSPLMERKGHGDAEVDKAAPSESVL, encoded by the exons ATGGCTGAGAAAATGGACTTGGAAGAAGTGCGGACGTCCAACGGCGACGTGTTCACCAACGGGCTGCCGAGCCCCGAGCCGCTGTCCCGGCGGGTGAAACGGATCGTCCGGGCCAACCTGCTGGTGATCCTCACCGTGGCCGGGGTCATCATCGGCGTGTTGATCGGCCTCGCCGTGCGCAACGCGACGCTCTCCAGGACCCAGATCATCTACATCGGCTTCCCGGGCGAGCTGCTCATCCGGCTGCTGAAGATGATCATCATCCCGCTGGTGGTGTGCAGCCTGGTGTCCGGGGCCGCCAGCATCGACCCCAAAGCGCTGGGGAAGCTCGGCGGCTGGGCCATGCTCTTCTTCTTGGTCACCACGCTGATCGCCTCCTCCATCGGGGTCGTGATGGCTTTCATCGTCAACCCGGGTTCGGTGCCCATAACCAAGATCCAATCGCTGGATGACGGCGGCGTCCCGGAACCCAAAGACGTGGTGGACTCCTTCTTGGACTTGATCAG GAACATTTTCCCCTCCAACCTGGTGTCTGCTGCCTTTGAATCG TATGCAACCAGCTACAAACTGGTTACCAAGAATGCCACCGATGGAAACCTCAACGTCACAGTGGAAAAG GTGCCCTTCGGAACAGATCAGGACGGGATGAATATTCTCGGTCTGGTTGTCTTTGCCATCGTGTTCGGCGTGGCTTTGAGGAAGctcggggaggaaggagagatcCTCATTAAGTTCTTCAACTCCTTCAACGAGGCCACCATGGTGCTGGTCTCCTGGATcatgtg GTATGCTCCTCTCGGGATCATGTTCCTCGTTGCTAGCAAGATCGTTGAGATGGACAATGTCGGCTCGCTGTTCGCCAGTCTGGGGAAGTATATCGCGTGCTGCGTCGTTGGACATGCCATCCACGGCTTGATAGTGCTGCCTGCCATATACTTGCTGTTTACGAGGAAGAACCCGTACACGTTCCTCTGGGGaatattcaccgccctggcaactGCCTTTGGAACTGCCTCCAG CTCCGCCACCCTTCCCCTGATGATGAAGTGCGTGGAGGAAAATAACGGCGTATCCAAGCACATCAGCCGCTTCATCCTGCCCATCGGGGCGACCGTCAACATGGACGGAGCGGCGCTGTTCCAGTGCGTGGCTGCTGTTTTTATCGCTCAGCTGAACAACTATCCCCTCAACTTCATCCAAGTCATTACGATCCT CGTGACCGCTACAGCGTCCAGCGTTGGAGCAGCAGGCATTCCTGCCGGAGGTGTGTTGACCCTCGCTATCATATTGGAGGCCGTTGGACTGCCCACCAATGACATCTCCCTCATTCTGGCTGTCGACTGGCTCGT TGACCGTACCTGCACGGTGCTGAATGTAGAGGGCGACGCTTTCGGAGCCGGCCTCCTGCAGTTCTGTCAAGATCGATCGGCCAAACGAGGAGAGGTAGCGGAGCTGACAGAAGTCAGGCCGGATGGAGAGCCGTGGGCTCCCGTTCCGGAACACTCGCCGCTCATGGAGAGAAAAGGTCACGGCGATGCAGAGGTCGATAAGGCGGCTCCGTCTGAGTCTGTCTTGTAG